The Parvularculales bacterium region TCCGGGCCGGGAACATACACATTTGCTGAGGCGTCATTCAATTCAGACTTTGATACGGGACTTGATTTTGTCTCAGATGATGCCGATGGAGGAACTTCCGCTCTAACGTTAACTGATGATAACGACGGCCGGTTCAAATTTGTTGGCGGTAATTTGGTCATTGTCGGTGGAAAATCGTTCGATTTTGAAACCCCGGCAGACAATACCTTCACACTGACCCTGACTGCAGCTGACAGTGGTGAGGCTGGATCACCGACTTATGATATAACTAATCCGGTAAACCATGTTGTAGTCGTTACACTCACAAACACGAACGAAGCACCGACAGCAAGGCCAGCGGTTGGTCTATCCACGCTTGTCGGCGGCACCGGACATGTCTTCAAGGCGACGGATTTCGGTTTCAGGGACGAGGATCATGGCGATGCCAACGATATGTTTGCTTCGGTTTCAATTTCACCCGTTAATCTTCAGGGAGGACGCCTGAATACATCCCGGAGAATATTCACCCTGGCTGAAATTAATAACGGCGATCTTGTTTATTTGCCTGATTCGAATCAGCAGGAGCAATCCCTTGATGTAACGATCAATTACACGGTGACGGATTCCGGTGGTTTAAGTAGTGATATTTCGACACTCACCATCGAGGCTGCCAGGAACAGGCCGGCAACGTCAGTTACCGTCGATAGGACACAGTCGGTATTGACTAAAATTGACGAAAATACAGATCTGACAGGTTCACCCGGCGGGATGATGGTGGCTACCCTCCAAATTGTTGATCAGGATGGTCCGCCTAGCGGGCTTGTGATTACCGGAACCCATGCCTCTATGTTCGAGTTACGCAACAATCAATCGGAGCTCTGGCTTATGTCCGATACGGTTCTTGACCATGAATCCACCCCCTTCCTGTCAGTCAGTGTTGAGGTTTCCGGAGCTAGTCCTACTGTCACAACGGGAACTATCACTGTCAATGTAACCGATCTTGATGAAAAGCCCGTTCTTGAACGCGATTCTGTCAGTGGGGCGATTATCCATGATGCTATAGCGCATCAAGACTCCACCGTCGATGGCGGTGATGGTGATTTGTCCGGGACATTTCTTGTTACCGGTTCAACGGAAGATGACAGCCAGGCCCACATGTTCAGTGCTGTCTATGTAGGCGAAGCAACGCCGGCAGATGATGATGGTACAGTCGGGTCGGGCTATACACACAGGGTTGAAAGCATTTTCGGCACATTGCACTACAACAGGATAAATGGGAATTACCGTTATATTCGCAAAGAAGGTGAGATCAGCAAACTTGATGACGATTTCTCCGGTCAGGGAAGAACTGACACCTTTACGGTAACGGTGGATGATGGAACCGGATCCAATTCAACATCAGACCCGCACAGACTAATCTTTACTGTTAGCGGAGCGAATGATGCGCCTGTTTCTTCGAACTCTACCCTTGATATCAAACAATTGGATGGAGCGCATGTCTTCTCAGTGGGGGATTTCTCTTACACGGATCCGGATGATGAACTTTACTCGATTACCATCACGGCTGTGGATGCAGATGTTGATGGGGCCGGACTTGAGGCAAACGAGGGCACGCTAACCTATAATGGCAGCACGATACCACTGAATACGCAAATTCTCGCTGCGGATATCAACCAACTTGTCTTTACCCCGGAGAATGTGGATGACGATTACAGTGTTTTGCTTAACTATACGGTCAGTGATGGTGATGCGAGCACGACAATTCCGCAAACCCTCACCATTAATGCGATCGCAAGCAAATTCTCGAAGAATCTTGCTTTTTTATCATCTGGAGGGGGCACGACCACAATAGACGAGGTGATAGATGGTGCACAGACAACCAAGACCCTGATCGGCAATATCACATTTGACGATGATGATGGTGCTCCATTCGGGACGCTTGAAGTCTATAATATTACAGCCAGAATAGTTGACACCAGATTTGCCGTGGAAAATATCAATTTCAACACCGGCAACAATTCAGGCACAGCAAGTCTATATCTTCTTGCGGGACAGGAAATTGACCATGAGGATGCTGCCACATTCGATATCCGTGTCCGGCTTGCGGAAAATAACTCAATCCAAACAAGTGACATCACCATCACGGTAAACGATGTTGATGAAACTCCAATATTCGGGGCACTACCGACAAATTTAAGCCTGAGAGATGATATAGATGCAACAAATCCGTTTCCGGGGCAATATAATCCAGTTGCTGTGGCACTGGGTGAGATCGAAGCAACGGACCCAGAGGGCACAACAGTTTCATATAGTATCGCTAGGGCTGTCGCACAGGATGATGAAGGCAATTCAATTACTTTGCGAGAAAACGTCGACTTATCTCAGGATTTTCGAATCGATGAAAACGGTAATCTTACCTTTGAAGCAAATCCGTTTCATACCAAATCAGTTACACCAATCGAACAGGTGGTATTGACCATTAAAGCCACCGACGCTGGAATGAAAGAAAAAATTTCTGATGAAATTACTGTCTCCGTGATCAATATTGACCAAAGTGACGCCAGTTTCATTATTACCTCCGACGGAAATGTAAATTTACCGAAAACTGGCGATGAACTGACTGTAAGATTGGATGCTACTGCAGAGAATAGCGGTAATGACCCTGATGGTTCTACCGAGATAGGGTTCAGCCCTAGTTATCAATGGTATCATGTTGGAAAGACAATACATCAGAATACTGATATTTCTGGCGAGACCGCCAATAAATATGTAGTTCAAAGTGCCGATGAAGGCAAACGGATTGGCGTTCGCATAACATATGAAGAAGACAGTTTTAGGCCGGAGGGAACAAACCCTACGGTATCGGAAACCGTTTTAACCGAAATCGGAACTGCGGATGACGGATTACAAGAAGTACAGGAAGTCACTGAGGACACTTCAGAAATCAGTATTGAAGTTTATGAAGGTCATCCTTCCTATCAACCCATTGATTCCCAGATGTTAGATTTAACGGTCAACCAGTTGGCCGAAGAAAGTAATGATAATGACAATAAGTTTTTCCACATTGAAAACGGAATACTCAAATGGCGAGCTGCACCCGATTATGAAGCCCCCCGTGATTTCGATGGCAATAGCCATTATGAAATTGTATTTGAGCAGAAAGATGGAACGGGCGATCCTGTTGAGGCGGTTGTCGTGGTCAATGACATTGGAAGGGATATCAATTACTATGACGAATCGAATCCATCCCATTACAATCTCCTTACTGGAGAATTCACGCGTATCCAGAGATTTTTTCCACGTAGTATACCTGATGATGACAAGCCTCAGAATACTCTAGTGCGACATCTAATCGAAGGGACAGCATTTAAAATGCCCAAAACAGGACCGGTTCTCATCACCTATTCATTTTCTAATGAAGAACGTGCTGAATTGTTAAAAGAAGTATATTCAAATAATCAAACCAAGGTTGATGAATTTTATACAACTCTGGAAGCGACTTTTGCCGCATTTGAAAATGTGGTTAATATAAAATTTATTGAAATTGATCATGGGGAAAAGGAATATAATAACGGTATTTCAAATTTTACAATTACTATTACTAGTTCTGATAGTTCACATGGTGGGCATACAAATATTACACTTGCACCTGAACATATCAAATCAGAACTACAGTACA contains the following coding sequences:
- a CDS encoding VCBS domain-containing protein — encoded protein: MISYGSLSFSRQSESFVLYPKKNTLGGDSGRLTSRVFPSDLLLVWTISGLVLNACGGGGGGSGGVRITTIQVIDGPVHFASVYPASADTNEDGALSRSERLAYDGSGRSRHETNEKGEAYGIPFGPFIAVVDGAIDTDTNESLRGQYRSLPDGRLASPVTDLLMDRIDEKSVEPVAAQIQIILNDIFGVDSNNNPLITIDDVLDSNRYRFQESPETRPPIRSEPAYRGKLDSYKTEVIKTAALSLSVIEKGDVSGIPSASSAQARITAIKPLVDGNPATTSNNTDLLSEVNARVIAGQNILLGKPIANPVRDIEIDEEQIYEIVQDIFGFRDPNGNPNSNIASSLTGILLNPMVAFPQSVNSRHSVALRLDGQTIERDVGVRPQTSGIQTADIAGFIYLPVGTLSDLSITPSANDSGTLSLDYRVFDGERWSDEATLEIVVNPLDDAPVAISLTNTRDTLATIESALNGIKIADIRISDIDGSGNNSSIELSGTAAGRFVLRDNDGLTVTNSRDSNGDGIMELWLLSRDQLSEEFLNITVRAVHDRTVSQDFTVDIVEGTLYLENANVQTYSDGTALLVESADAENDGVNIPGLTNQKGIFLGELKDNLSSSTFSLAGTHAANTHYRIVDGMLYYTGADSGDFETQDSITLRIIASGGDSSPVNYDYVLNLSNVNDTPPVISGPGTYTFAEASFNSDFDTGLDFVSDDADGGTSALTLTDDNDGRFKFVGGNLVIVGGKSFDFETPADNTFTLTLTAADSGEAGSPTYDITNPVNHVVVVTLTNTNEAPTARPAVGLSTLVGGTGHVFKATDFGFRDEDHGDANDMFASVSISPVNLQGGRLNTSRRIFTLAEINNGDLVYLPDSNQQEQSLDVTINYTVTDSGGLSSDISTLTIEAARNRPATSVTVDRTQSVLTKIDENTDLTGSPGGMMVATLQIVDQDGPPSGLVITGTHASMFELRNNQSELWLMSDTVLDHESTPFLSVSVEVSGASPTVTTGTITVNVTDLDEKPVLERDSVSGAIIHDAIAHQDSTVDGGDGDLSGTFLVTGSTEDDSQAHMFSAVYVGEATPADDDGTVGSGYTHRVESIFGTLHYNRINGNYRYIRKEGEISKLDDDFSGQGRTDTFTVTVDDGTGSNSTSDPHRLIFTVSGANDAPVSSNSTLDIKQLDGAHVFSVGDFSYTDPDDELYSITITAVDADVDGAGLEANEGTLTYNGSTIPLNTQILAADINQLVFTPENVDDDYSVLLNYTVSDGDASTTIPQTLTINAIASKFSKNLAFLSSGGGTTTIDEVIDGAQTTKTLIGNITFDDDDGAPFGTLEVYNITARIVDTRFAVENINFNTGNNSGTASLYLLAGQEIDHEDAATFDIRVRLAENNSIQTSDITITVNDVDETPIFGALPTNLSLRDDIDATNPFPGQYNPVAVALGEIEATDPEGTTVSYSIARAVAQDDEGNSITLRENVDLSQDFRIDENGNLTFEANPFHTKSVTPIEQVVLTIKATDAGMKEKISDEITVSVINIDQSDASFIITSDGNVNLPKTGDELTVRLDATAENSGNDPDGSTEIGFSPSYQWYHVGKTIHQNTDISGETANKYVVQSADEGKRIGVRITYEEDSFRPEGTNPTVSETVLTEIGTADDGLQEVQEVTEDTSEISIEVYEGHPSYQPIDSQMLDLTVNQLAEESNDNDNKFFHIENGILKWRAAPDYEAPRDFDGNSHYEIVFEQKDGTGDPVEAVVVVNDIGRDINYYDESNPSHYNLLTGEFTRIQRFFPRSIPDDDKPQNTLVRHLIEGTAFKMPKTGPVLITYSFSNEERAELLKEVYSNNQTKVDEFYTTLEATFAAFENVVNIKFIEIDHGEKEYNNGISNFTITITSSDSSHGGHTNITLAPEHIKSELQYTLTHELGHTLGLKHPFEHSGSGQFDPYTDWPGDEGYRRSTDTVMSYYAPITSSDPARITELQAADKAALRFLYGAPGTNFEGVERLIDKIATVLRVGTQFVTEIDGGADLTAGVKVANITVTDDDGGQFGTLVPAGTHKDFFEIRNGKELFLVLDEGETLDGISTLEVYVYLLEAGDTLRTRPNITITVNEASGAAMEDHLSDQISYGDIDFNYVRNLNRFIFSEESELDIEGTASDEILIGTAIDDLIDGGGGMDRMSGGAGRDRLTGDMGNDTFVLNLDGVFGDIDEILDFSSGTTSGNHKYNTTTKGGNDMIEVEVSGGLAALQARVDAGTSTDLLNALEDILDIDVSIERYRYGGYDDLDENNAGGINDTVIYDTSGTTNIALMVVQDYTMVFEDFSIVEPEFACGV